A window of Cohnella herbarum contains these coding sequences:
- a CDS encoding GntR family transcriptional regulator, with protein MFIELDLQSETPIYAQLVDQIVEGIASGALKPGDPLPSIRNLAEDLGINLHTVNKAYNLLKQEGFLQVHRKKGVIVQPDGMPGVTEAFEEKLRQQLRSLAAAAAVRGMTEETFAQESRSVYRDTITNRGGEQR; from the coding sequence TTGTTCATTGAGCTCGATCTACAATCGGAAACCCCGATTTACGCACAACTGGTTGACCAAATCGTCGAGGGGATCGCCTCCGGTGCCTTGAAGCCGGGGGATCCGCTTCCGTCGATCCGGAACTTGGCGGAGGACTTGGGGATCAATCTCCATACCGTTAACAAAGCCTACAATTTGCTCAAGCAGGAGGGCTTTCTTCAAGTGCACCGGAAAAAGGGCGTTATCGTTCAGCCCGACGGGATGCCCGGCGTGACGGAGGCGTTCGAGGAGAAGCTCAGGCAGCAACTGCGTTCTCTTGCCGCGGCAGCTGCGGTACGAGGCATGACGGAAGAAACGTTCGCGCAGGAGAGCAGGTCGGTGTACCGGGATACCATTACCAATCGGGGAGGGGAACAGCGTTGA